A window of Ictidomys tridecemlineatus isolate mIctTri1 chromosome 1, mIctTri1.hap1, whole genome shotgun sequence contains these coding sequences:
- the Rab11fip2 gene encoding rab11 family-interacting protein 2 isoform X2 codes for MRNNMTASMFDLSMKDKTRSPFAKLKDKMKGRKNDGTFSDTSSAIIPSTPMPDASTEFSSGEIQMKSKPKKPFLLGPQRLSSAHSMSDLTGSHMSSEKLKSGAAGHTHLLGRHIESFGAVPENGSLKSPHRRALSFDTSKMNQPDSIVGEGESSFGRQNDPFTNVTASLPQKFATLPRKKNPFEESSESWDSSMNLFSKPIEVRKENKREKREKVSLFERVTGKKDGRRSDKLNSGGSDSPCDLKSPNACNENRQDYFDYDSTNPFTTKFRASNIMPSSSFHMNPTSNEDLRKIPVSCRGVRELPDTSPSPLWHMFLKMPLSL; via the exons ATGAGGAACAATATGACAGCAAGTATGTTTGACTTATCAATGAAGGACAAAACAAGATCTCCTTTTGCAAAATTGAAAGATAAGATGAAAGGTAGAAAAAATGATGGGACATTTTCTGATACGTCTTCTGCAATCATTCCAAGTACTCCCATGCCTGATGCCAGTACTGAATTTTCAAGTGGTGAAATACAGATGAAATCCAAACCAAAAAAGCCTTTTCTTTTGGGTCCTCAGCGTCTCTCTTCTGCACATTCAATGTCTGATTTAACGGGGTCCCACATGtcttctgagaaactgaagtCTGGTGCTGCAGGTCACACACATCTTCTTGGACGCCACATAGAGTCCTTTGGAGCCGTTCCAGAAAATG GAAGTCTTAAGTCTCCACACAGAAGAGCATTAAGCTTTGATACTTCTAAAATGAACCAACCTGACAGCATTGTGGGTGAAGGTGAATCGTCTTTTGGAAGACAAAATGACCCATTTACAAATGTGACTGCTTCATTACCCCAAAAATTCGCAACACTGCCAAGGAAGAAAAATCCATTTGAAGAAAGCAGTGAATCATGGGACAGCAgcatgaatttattttcaaaaccaattgaagtaagaaaagaaaataaaagagagaaaagggagaaagttAGCCTATTTGAGAGAGTGACTGGGAAAAAAGATGGCAGAAGATCTGATAAACTTAACAGTGGGGGATCTGATAGCCCTTGTGACTTGAAGTCACCTAATGCATGTAATGAAAATCGTCAGGACTATTTTGATTATGACTCAACTAATCCGTTTACAACAAAATTCAGGGCTTCAAATATAATGCCATCTTCAAG TTTTCACATGAATCCGACAAGCAATGAAGACCTCAGGAAAATCCCGGTAAGTTGCCGAGGGGTTAGAGAATTACCAGACACAAGCCCATCTCCTCTCTGGCACATGTTCTTAAAAATGCCTCTGTCTCTTTGA